The Candidatus Bathyarchaeia archaeon genome window below encodes:
- a CDS encoding DUF47 family protein, whose amino-acid sequence MSWLIPREKKFFDMLEMEVDGVVKGAQILCNLTCDYSNLSKAFKEIAEIEHQTDDIVHNIFGELNLTFITPIDREDISSLASTLDDVIDYIYGAVMRLHSYNVKNIPKMMASLAEVLLKASVELGHMVRKLRELKNPREIELRCIEVNRLENEADLIVNKGIVELFETEDVKEIIKLKEIYEFMEEAVDKCEDVTDIVCDIIMKTR is encoded by the coding sequence TTGTCCTGGTTAATACCTCGCGAGAAGAAGTTCTTCGATATGTTGGAGATGGAAGTAGACGGCGTTGTGAAGGGCGCACAGATCCTCTGCAATCTAACGTGCGATTACTCCAACTTGTCAAAGGCGTTTAAGGAAATAGCTGAGATTGAACATCAAACTGACGACATAGTCCACAATATTTTTGGGGAATTGAACCTGACCTTCATAACACCCATCGATAGAGAGGATATCTCAAGTTTAGCTTCAACCCTTGATGATGTGATAGACTACATATATGGCGCCGTAATGAGACTCCATTCATATAATGTGAAAAATATTCCTAAGATGATGGCTAGTTTGGCGGAGGTTCTACTTAAGGCCTCCGTCGAACTGGGTCACATGGTAAGGAAGTTGAGGGAGCTTAAAAATCCGAGAGAGATCGAGTTGCGGTGCATAGAAGTAAATAGACTCGAGAACGAAGCCGACCTCATAGTCAATAAGGGGATAGTGGAACTTTTCGAGACTGAAGACGTGAAGGAGATTATAAAATTGAAAGAGATCTACGAGTTTATGGAAGAAGCCGTCGACAAATGCGAAGATGTAACCGACATAGTATGTGACATAATAATGAAAACCCGATAG